In one Candidatus Methylomirabilis sp. genomic region, the following are encoded:
- a CDS encoding DnaJ domain-containing protein yields MARMHDNGKDYYATLGVSEQATEEELRRAYRRLALQHHPDKNPGDPKAEERFKAISEAYAVLMDQGKRRQYDAFRTTQAGMGGPGGGFRYSQEEIFRDLFSNPAMSSIFAEMNREFARAGIRFDDAFVRQVFFGSRGFVFGGVFIGAPIGVLRRRTSRMAVDRRGDRSAVNQTRDQEALGESQSQSGWSAIGRGLKAGFDLVKRLISGDQDSAEDSPNLRYQLTITAQEAASGARKRVTFMRDDQLEELMVAIPPGIRSGTRLRLKGKGREMQDGAHGDLYLRVTVT; encoded by the coding sequence ATGGCCCGCATGCACGATAATGGAAAAGACTATTACGCTACTCTCGGCGTCTCGGAACAGGCTACGGAGGAGGAGCTGCGAAGGGCGTACCGGCGACTCGCGCTCCAACACCACCCCGACAAAAATCCCGGAGACCCCAAGGCCGAGGAACGGTTCAAGGCGATCAGCGAGGCGTATGCCGTCCTGATGGATCAGGGCAAGCGGCGGCAATACGACGCCTTCCGCACGACCCAGGCCGGGATGGGCGGCCCCGGCGGTGGATTTCGATACTCCCAGGAAGAGATCTTCCGGGACCTCTTCTCCAATCCTGCCATGTCATCGATCTTTGCTGAGATGAATCGTGAATTCGCCAGGGCCGGTATCCGCTTCGATGACGCCTTCGTTCGCCAGGTCTTCTTCGGCAGTCGCGGATTCGTCTTCGGCGGTGTCTTTATCGGCGCGCCGATCGGGGTACTCAGGCGGCGCACCTCGCGTATGGCGGTTGATCGCCGAGGAGACCGGTCAGCGGTCAATCAGACTCGGGACCAGGAGGCGCTGGGCGAGAGCCAATCACAGAGCGGGTGGTCAGCAATCGGCCGCGGCCTTAAGGCCGGCTTTGACCTGGTGAAACGGCTGATATCCGGAGATCAGGATTCTGCCGAGGATAGCCCAAATCTTCGGTATCAGCTTACCATTACCGCTCAGGAGGCCGCATCCGGCGCGCGGAAGCGGGTCACCTTCATGCGGGACGACCAACTCGAGGAGCTGATGGTGGCCATCCCTCCAGGCATCCGATCCGGAACGAGGCTACGGCTAAAAGGCAAAGGGCGTGAAATGCAGGATGGAGCACATGGCGACCTCTACTTACGGGTGACAGTCACATAG
- a CDS encoding CbiX/SirB N-terminal domain-containing protein → MKQALLIVDHGSRRAGSHELLREVAGVMRERFGLNIVHYAHMELAEPTIQQGFDACVADGAEEVIVHPYFLGPGHHVTTGIPALVKQAASRHPGVACRITQPLGVHPKIGEVILERIAESEGDSPLCATPSEREVTGGGTHPHGHLHRSDGSFRYCPRCGMGLTPRRIKPDGPELPACQSCSFIQYPDPKVAAGTLFTLDGGIVLVRRAISPAYGKWVFPGGFVDKGERVEAAAIRETREEVNLDVEIDRLLNVYSYEDSGVVIVAYAARVVGGELAAKDEALDAQIFPLIRIPWEDLAFRSAHDAIKDYLALYPKPE, encoded by the coding sequence ATGAAGCAAGCCCTTCTCATTGTCGATCACGGCAGTCGCCGCGCTGGATCACACGAGCTTCTCCGCGAGGTCGCGGGGGTGATGCGGGAGCGCTTCGGCCTGAACATCGTTCACTACGCTCACATGGAGCTGGCGGAGCCGACCATTCAGCAGGGGTTTGATGCCTGTGTCGCCGACGGGGCAGAGGAGGTGATCGTACACCCCTACTTCCTTGGGCCAGGGCATCACGTTACGACCGGCATTCCCGCCCTGGTCAAGCAGGCGGCCAGTCGGCACCCTGGGGTCGCCTGCCGGATCACCCAGCCGCTGGGTGTCCATCCGAAGATCGGTGAGGTGATCCTGGAGCGGATCGCTGAGTCCGAAGGCGACAGTCCGCTCTGCGCAACTCCATCGGAACGCGAGGTGACCGGCGGAGGCACACACCCTCACGGCCATCTACACAGATCGGATGGCTCGTTCCGATATTGCCCGCGATGCGGAATGGGGCTCACGCCCAGGCGGATCAAACCGGACGGGCCGGAACTGCCGGCCTGTCAGAGCTGCTCATTCATCCAGTATCCCGACCCAAAGGTGGCGGCAGGCACCCTGTTTACGCTTGACGGTGGGATCGTACTGGTCCGGCGAGCGATCTCCCCGGCGTACGGCAAATGGGTCTTTCCTGGCGGCTTCGTCGATAAGGGCGAGCGGGTCGAGGCGGCGGCCATTCGCGAGACTCGAGAAGAGGTCAACCTGGATGTGGAGATCGATCGGCTCCTGAATGTCTACTCCTATGAGGACTCAGGGGTCGTGATCGTCGCCTACGCGGCGCGTGTGGTTGGTGGCGAGCTTGCCGCGAAGGACGAAGCGCTCGATGCGCAGATCTTCCCTCTGATCCGGATCCCGTGGGAGGACCTGGCGTTCCGCAGCGCCCACGACGCCATCAAGGATTATCTCGCGCTGTACCCGAAGCCGGAGTAA
- the pgeF gene encoding peptidoglycan editing factor PgeF: MKILRLEVPQWEQFDGLVHGFLGRVSGKDRPSNAAFRLSCDDGDDPQAVKQNWCELKLALSLPRISIITARQVHGNTILPVSSETGKLAGIGDGLMTDAPNLCVGVMSADCVPILLVEPTRKIAAAVHAGWRGTAAGIAPRAVASMEEAYGIDPAALHVAMGPSIGSCCYEVGPEVAAQIAANWREELKGAWKPEGVKGRLDLRALNEAQLLGAGIPRSQISKIGPCTACHIGDFYSYRKEGKSGHQLSFIGWRG, encoded by the coding sequence ATGAAGATTCTTCGTCTGGAAGTGCCGCAGTGGGAACAATTTGACGGCTTGGTCCATGGCTTTCTTGGCCGCGTCAGCGGCAAGGACCGGCCGTCCAACGCCGCCTTTCGCCTTTCATGCGATGATGGAGACGATCCTCAAGCTGTCAAACAGAACTGGTGCGAGCTTAAGCTGGCGCTTAGCTTGCCGCGAATTTCGATCATCACGGCCAGGCAGGTCCACGGCAACACGATCCTGCCGGTCTCCAGTGAGACCGGTAAACTGGCCGGGATCGGGGATGGACTGATGACCGATGCGCCCAACCTCTGTGTGGGGGTGATGTCGGCTGACTGTGTCCCGATCCTGCTCGTAGAGCCCACGCGAAAGATCGCTGCTGCGGTCCACGCCGGCTGGCGGGGGACGGCTGCGGGCATCGCCCCACGGGCGGTCGCGTCGATGGAAGAGGCCTATGGGATCGACCCCGCCGCGCTTCATGTGGCGATGGGACCGTCGATCGGCTCCTGCTGCTACGAGGTAGGACCGGAGGTCGCGGCGCAGATCGCGGCGAACTGGAGGGAGGAACTCAAGGGCGCCTGGAAGCCCGAGGGGGTCAAGGGTCGCCTTGATCTGAGGGCGCTCAACGAGGCCCAGCTTCTCGGCGCAGGCATTCCTCGATCGCAGATCAGCAAGATCGGTCCCTGTACGGCCTGCCACATTGGGGATTTCTACTCATATCGGAAAGAGGGGAAGAGCGGCCACCAGTTAAGCTTCATCGGCTGGCGAGGGTAG
- a CDS encoding secondary thiamine-phosphate synthase enzyme YjbQ gives MRFHTEYLTFNIKTQRDYVNITGEVEAALKKSAIREGMILVSAMHITASIYINDAENGLIQDIDEWLERLAPYREDYRHHQTGETNGDAHLKNLLLHHQVIVPVTDGRLDLGPWQQIYYAEFDGQRKKRAIIKVMGE, from the coding sequence ATGAGATTTCACACGGAGTACCTGACCTTCAATATCAAGACGCAGCGCGACTACGTCAACATCACCGGGGAGGTCGAAGCGGCGCTGAAAAAGAGTGCGATCCGGGAGGGGATGATTCTGGTCTCGGCGATGCACATCACCGCCTCTATCTATATCAACGATGCCGAGAATGGGTTGATCCAGGATATCGACGAGTGGCTCGAACGACTGGCCCCCTACCGGGAAGACTACCGGCACCATCAGACGGGTGAGACGAACGGTGACGCGCACCTGAAGAATCTTCTGCTGCACCACCAGGTCATCGTCCCAGTGACCGACGGCCGGTTGGATCTCGGCCCCTGGCAGCAGATCTACTACGCAGAGTTCGACGGGCAGCGCAAGAAGCGGGCAATCATCAAGGTGATGGGCGAATAG
- a CDS encoding family 16 glycoside hydrolase gives MNPMTSLRRHVCGLILGGLGGFGLLLVTDLIQIQVRPGGERMADAAELTVPEGTPVTSFNFETEDLGKWRVFDGQWAVEEMPDAPSGKRVLIQRADRNVFNVIITPAGAFYRAAIDISVKFKPLSGSEDASGGIVFRFAEGKYYVVRAHARENNVRLYYYDGNKPHMLVTANVQPLALRRWHTIRIVAVGDQIQGWLDDQLLINYEDMRSLVRTDPRLEEGEVGLWTKADSVTAFDDLTIRGFRSALSK, from the coding sequence ATGAATCCGATGACGTCATTACGCCGGCACGTGTGCGGGCTCATCCTGGGTGGGCTCGGAGGGTTCGGGCTGTTGTTGGTGACCGACTTAATACAAATACAAGTGCGCCCCGGCGGCGAACGGATGGCGGATGCCGCCGAGCTCACTGTCCCCGAGGGTACACCCGTTACCAGTTTTAATTTCGAGACGGAGGATCTGGGAAAGTGGAGGGTCTTCGATGGTCAATGGGCAGTTGAAGAGATGCCCGACGCCCCCAGCGGCAAGCGGGTGCTGATCCAGCGCGCTGACCGCAATGTCTTCAACGTCATCATCACGCCCGCCGGCGCTTTTTACAGAGCAGCTATCGACATCTCGGTGAAGTTCAAGCCACTGTCCGGCAGCGAAGACGCATCAGGCGGCATCGTCTTTCGCTTTGCAGAAGGGAAGTACTACGTGGTCCGCGCACACGCCCGTGAGAACAACGTCCGGCTGTACTACTACGATGGCAACAAGCCGCACATGCTCGTCACGGCGAATGTGCAGCCTCTCGCCCTTCGGAGGTGGCACACCATAAGGATAGTAGCCGTCGGTGATCAGATTCAAGGATGGCTCGACGACCAGCTCCTCATCAACTATGAAGATATGCGTTCTTTGGTACGCACAGATCCGCGTTTGGAGGAAGGTGAGGTCGGCCTGTGGACGAAGGCTGATTCTGTCACCGCTTTCGACGACCTTACGATCCGAGGGTTCCGGTCCGCTCTATCGAAGTGA
- the kdsB gene encoding 3-deoxy-manno-octulosonate cytidylyltransferase, whose amino-acid sequence MQHQAKRTILGVIPARLASTRLPGKVLRPICGRPMLHHVFACASRCGLLDDLVVATDAKEVYEYCVENQMKVLMTSSRHASGTDRIHEVMQVLPADIYVNIQGDEPMIRPAHLEALVQPLLQDASMHITTLKTPIGAEEAHNPNCVKVVTDMTGKALYFSRCAIPYNRDQVPETRYFKHLGLYAYTRSALDRFHQLPPSRLEQAEKLEQLRFLEHGIPISVIETPYDTIGVDTEEDLAHVERHFRDLDPSERF is encoded by the coding sequence ATGCAGCATCAGGCAAAGAGGACGATTCTCGGCGTCATCCCGGCGCGGCTGGCTTCGACGAGACTGCCCGGCAAGGTCCTGCGACCGATCTGCGGCCGGCCGATGCTGCACCATGTCTTTGCCTGCGCGAGCCGATGCGGGTTGCTGGATGACCTGGTGGTGGCGACCGACGCAAAGGAGGTGTATGAGTACTGCGTCGAGAACCAGATGAAGGTCCTGATGACCTCGAGTCGCCATGCGTCCGGGACCGACAGAATCCACGAAGTGATGCAGGTGTTGCCGGCCGATATCTACGTCAATATCCAGGGTGATGAGCCGATGATCAGGCCGGCGCACCTGGAAGCCCTCGTGCAGCCGCTGTTGCAGGATGCCTCTATGCACATCACCACGCTGAAGACCCCCATCGGCGCTGAAGAGGCTCACAATCCCAACTGCGTAAAGGTGGTCACGGATATGACCGGCAAGGCGCTCTACTTCTCCCGCTGTGCCATCCCCTACAACCGGGACCAGGTGCCTGAGACTCGCTACTTCAAGCACCTCGGTCTCTATGCCTATACGCGATCGGCGCTCGATCGCTTTCATCAGCTTCCACCGTCGAGGCTGGAACAGGCCGAGAAGCTTGAACAACTCCGTTTCCTGGAGCATGGCATACCGATCTCTGTCATCGAGACCCCATACGACACCATAGGGGTGGACACCGAAGAAGATCTCGCTCACGTCGAGCGGCATTTCCGGGACCTCGACCCCTCAGAGCGCTTCTGA
- a CDS encoding antibiotic biosynthesis monooxygenase produces the protein MIVVANRVPIAKGYEQEFEKRFERRLGAVDQMPGFIRNEILRPLMGDYYVVMTYWESKEAFEAWTQSESFKQAHANPAPKEMFAGRNVFEMHEVIQMSEKKP, from the coding sequence CAATCGCGAAGGGATACGAGCAGGAGTTTGAGAAGCGATTCGAGCGGCGTCTTGGCGCGGTTGATCAGATGCCGGGATTTATTCGAAACGAGATCCTTCGGCCTCTCATGGGCGATTACTACGTTGTCATGACCTATTGGGAGAGCAAGGAGGCGTTCGAGGCCTGGACTCAGAGCGAGTCGTTCAAGCAGGCCCATGCCAACCCGGCGCCCAAGGAGATGTTCGCGGGCCGGAACGTCTTCGAGATGCACGAGGTCATCCAGATGTCGGAGAAAAAACCGTAG